The Kordia sp. SMS9 genome window below encodes:
- a CDS encoding NHLP leader peptide family RiPP precursor — MITQKQMDKSTEVFQELVSKAWENASFKDRLISNPEETIREIAPAFKMPASQKIVVEDQSDDSVIYLNIPRKVTVDNMELSDEQLETVSGGIIVTATIVAVVSIAAGFGTAAVLDKYF; from the coding sequence ATGATTACACAAAAACAAATGGATAAAAGCACGGAAGTGTTTCAAGAGCTCGTAAGCAAAGCATGGGAAAATGCATCTTTCAAAGATCGTTTAATCTCAAATCCTGAAGAAACTATTAGAGAAATTGCACCAGCATTTAAAATGCCTGCATCTCAAAAAATTGTAGTAGAAGACCAATCAGATGATTCTGTAATTTACTTAAACATTCCACGTAAAGTAACCGTAGACAATATGGAGCTTAGTGATGAGCAGTTAGAAACTGTATCTGGTGGAATTATTGTTACAGCAACAATTGTAGCAGTAGTTAGTATCGCCGCAGGATTTGGAACAGCAGCAGTTTTAGATAAGTATTTCTAA
- a CDS encoding ABC transporter ATP-binding protein gives MINIQNISKTYGQNTVLKIDSLDIPKGQSFGLVGNNGAGKTTLFSLLLDLIQPTTGHIENNGITVHESEAWKPFTSSFIDESFLIGYLTPEEYFYFIGDLRGQNKSDVDALLAQFEDFFHGEILNQKKYLRDLSKGNQKKVGIVASFIGNPEVIILDEPFANLDPTTQIRLKGIIRKLSEDNQVTVLVSSHDLMHVTEVSDRIVVLNKGEVVKDIETSEATLKELEAFFASSAVAAAALEEE, from the coding sequence ATGATCAACATACAAAATATATCAAAAACATACGGACAAAATACCGTTTTAAAAATAGATTCACTCGACATTCCAAAAGGACAAAGTTTTGGCTTGGTAGGAAATAATGGAGCTGGAAAAACAACACTTTTTAGCTTGCTGTTAGATTTGATTCAACCTACTACAGGTCACATTGAAAATAACGGAATTACCGTTCACGAAAGTGAAGCATGGAAACCGTTTACCTCATCATTTATTGATGAAAGTTTTTTAATTGGCTATTTGACACCAGAAGAATACTTTTACTTTATTGGCGATTTGCGCGGACAAAACAAATCGGATGTAGATGCCTTATTAGCTCAGTTTGAAGATTTCTTTCACGGGGAAATTCTCAATCAGAAAAAATACCTGCGCGATTTGAGTAAAGGAAACCAGAAAAAGGTCGGAATTGTAGCGTCATTTATTGGAAATCCGGAAGTCATTATTTTAGATGAGCCTTTTGCCAACTTGGACCCAACTACGCAAATTCGACTCAAAGGAATCATTAGAAAACTATCAGAAGACAATCAAGTCACAGTTTTAGTGTCTAGTCACGATTTAATGCATGTAACCGAAGTTTCTGATCGTATTGTAGTGTTAAACAAAGGCGAAGTTGTCAAAGATATTGAAACGTCTGAAGCCACTTTAAAAGAGTTAGAAGCATTCTTCGCAAGCTCGGCGGTTGCTGCTGCTGCTTTGGAAGAGGAATAA
- a CDS encoding DUF5687 family protein, translating into MIQKFISLQWKEFLRSASFQKGVAIKVLLFIAAAYVGGMAIVTGAGLYLGIKKMIPGVDPMLIVNSFIIFWFMADLLLRYFMQQMPVMNIKPLMIIPIKQKNIIHFLLGKSVISFFNLLPLLVAIPYCITALINGNHSPLNVILWLLSIIIITLSINFLNMLVNKSNTVFYIVATVLVSSIACQYFGVFNIAQYGGMVFYGLYMNPFYIVVPIAILALLYYANFNYLNNRFYLDSAISKKVKEVNASDLSWLDRFGSMATFLKNDVRMIWRNKRPRQVVIMSFLFLFYGVIFFTQKVYNDMPAMLAFASIFITAGFLFSFGQLVPSWDSEHYKMMMSQNIPYRQYLESKWYLMVLAVLVSFILSTPYIYFGWDKYALIAAGASFNIGINTFVTLFGGALNRVPIKLNEKAKAFSNTNGFNPTQLLIALPKLLLPVGLFWLPYYLADYNLNAGIITLAVSGLLGLVFKDFFLTKIEKVYQDGKYKTIAAFDEK; encoded by the coding sequence ATGATTCAAAAATTTATCAGTCTTCAATGGAAAGAATTTCTCCGATCTGCTTCTTTCCAAAAAGGAGTCGCTATTAAAGTATTGCTTTTTATTGCCGCCGCGTATGTTGGTGGAATGGCAATAGTGACAGGAGCAGGATTGTACTTAGGAATTAAAAAAATGATTCCTGGTGTAGATCCTATGTTGATTGTCAACAGCTTTATTATTTTTTGGTTTATGGCCGATTTGCTACTTCGGTACTTCATGCAGCAAATGCCCGTCATGAATATTAAACCACTGATGATTATTCCCATCAAGCAAAAAAATATCATTCACTTTTTACTAGGAAAATCGGTCATTTCATTCTTCAATCTGCTACCGTTATTGGTGGCCATTCCTTACTGTATTACCGCATTAATAAATGGAAATCATTCGCCGCTTAATGTTATTTTGTGGTTGCTTTCCATTATTATAATTACACTTTCTATCAACTTTTTAAACATGTTGGTCAATAAAAGCAATACCGTATTTTATATTGTAGCAACGGTATTGGTTTCATCCATAGCATGTCAATATTTTGGAGTTTTCAATATCGCACAATATGGCGGAATGGTTTTCTACGGATTGTATATGAATCCATTCTACATCGTAGTTCCTATTGCGATTTTAGCATTGCTATATTACGCGAATTTCAACTATTTAAACAACCGTTTTTATTTGGATAGTGCCATTTCTAAAAAAGTAAAAGAAGTCAACGCGTCCGATCTTTCATGGCTTGACCGTTTTGGTTCGATGGCAACTTTTTTAAAAAACGATGTACGTATGATTTGGCGAAACAAACGTCCAAGACAAGTAGTAATCATGTCGTTTCTGTTTTTGTTTTATGGAGTTATCTTTTTTACGCAAAAAGTATACAATGATATGCCTGCAATGTTAGCGTTTGCTTCTATTTTTATTACGGCAGGATTTTTATTCTCGTTTGGGCAATTGGTGCCTTCTTGGGATAGTGAACATTACAAAATGATGATGAGCCAAAACATTCCGTACCGACAATATTTGGAGTCCAAATGGTATTTAATGGTGTTGGCAGTGTTGGTATCTTTTATATTAAGTACGCCGTATATTTACTTTGGTTGGGATAAATACGCCTTAATTGCCGCAGGTGCATCGTTCAATATCGGAATCAACACGTTTGTCACACTATTTGGTGGCGCGCTTAACAGAGTTCCTATCAAACTGAACGAAAAAGCAAAAGCATTTAGCAATACCAATGGTTTCAATCCGACACAACTGTTGATTGCGTTGCCAAAATTACTATTGCCTGTAGGACTTTTTTGGCTACCTTATTATTTGGCAGATTATAATTTAAATGCAGGCATCATCACGCTGGCAGTCAGTGGCTTGTTAGGATTGGTGTTTAAAGATTTTTTCTTGACGAAAATAGAAAAAGTATATCAAGACGGAAAATATAAAACCATTGCCGCATTTGACGAAAAATAA
- a CDS encoding class IIb bacteriocin, lactobin A/cerein 7B family has protein sequence MGNTQNNGEKGQELMQELITRAWESETFKLQLVNDPKAAIESVTGKSFELPEGKRVVVQDQSDDNVVYINIPAKPNLDEMELTDEQLEKVAGGLVVSASIALVALGVAGFSAGIALYASVKN, from the coding sequence ATGGGAAATACACAAAATAACGGAGAAAAAGGACAAGAGTTAATGCAAGAGCTTATTACTAGAGCTTGGGAAAGTGAAACTTTTAAACTGCAATTGGTCAATGATCCTAAAGCAGCAATTGAAAGTGTAACAGGAAAGTCATTTGAATTGCCAGAAGGTAAAAGAGTGGTAGTACAAGATCAATCTGATGATAATGTGGTATATATCAACATTCCAGCGAAACCAAACTTAGATGAAATGGAATTAACGGATGAGCAATTAGAAAAAGTTGCTGGAGGATTAGTCGTTTCTGCTAGTATCGCATTGGTAGCATTAGGAGTTGCAGGATTTAGTGCTGGAATTGCATTATATGCATCTGTTAAAAACTAA